The DNA region TGCAAGTACACGGGCGATATAGACGAGCAGACATTTGAAACCGATCGTCACTCGTGTAAGTAAAGACCCACAGTGGATAAGAACCCGAGCGGCTACCTTAAATTCCGAACGTCGCTCGGAGCATGTCGCGGGTTCCAGGTCCAAGGCCGACCGCAAGGATAGCGATGAGCAACAGGATGGCATAGCGCGGACTCTCCTCGAAAATCTGCTCGTCGAATACCCAGACGACGGCGGTTGCGGCGACGATTTTGACGAGCAGGAACGGCCATACCGTGCCGATAGCCGCCGCGACCGATTCAGGGAGCACCGTCGACGTGACGTCGATGATGGCCGCATTCACCGGATGTTTCGCGCCGTACTCGCCCTTCAGACCGAGCGCGCTAGCCCAATCGAGCACCACGACGTTCGCGACTCCATCCACCGAGTGACCCCAGATGACCACCGCACCGATGAATCCCGTTCCGGCATTGATTTCGGGGGCGTAGCGATCGATGCCCCACCACGTGACCGCAGTGACCAGCGTTGCGCCGACGAGGACGACAACCAACACCTGCGGGTAGAAGCCGACTCGTCGGGTCGTGAACGCCAAAACACCCAGGTAGCCCATTGTGGCGGCGAGGACGAGCGTCCCGATTCCGGCGAGTGGACGTTCGTAGTCCTCGAAGACGCCCCGCCGAGCGAGTGAGATACTCACGA from Haladaptatus paucihalophilus DX253 includes:
- a CDS encoding DUF63 family protein codes for the protein MDTASERLGNERAWAGAVATAVVALVGGALVFPKWVYDGFIWHYFWGPVVADAKGAACAVREGGTTRFIDSASACASAPEPVAVPGYTLVSEVGYAVTLIVALLGVVLLLRRLNVGRDRGLFYALFPFMLFGGALRVVEDANDALRQTGAEAIPFPWNTLIISPIIYFTVFFVTLAGLVVSISLARRGVFEDYERPLAGIGTLVLAATMGYLGVLAFTTRRVGFYPQVLVVVLVGATLVTAVTWWGIDRYAPEINAGTGFIGAVVIWGHSVDGVANVVVLDWASALGLKGEYGAKHPVNAAIIDVTSTVLPESVAAAIGTVWPFLLVKIVAATAVVWVFDEQIFEESPRYAILLLIAILAVGLGPGTRDMLRATFGI